A window of Rhodococcus sp. SGAir0479 contains these coding sequences:
- a CDS encoding MBL fold metallo-hydrolase, translating to MDTDVTEIAPDIFRLSTFVEEADLPMNQFLVRDEEPLLFHTGMPMLFPSVSAAVARLLPPDALRWITFGHVEADESGSMNHWLAAAPHAQVAHGAMGCFVQIGYLADRPPRPLDDGEVLDLGARRVRRIETPHAPHGWDAGLLFEETTSTLLCGDFFTAFGRPPAQTEHDIVGPALAAEDNGNATALTPTLGATLRALADLEPRVLGLMHGPAYRGDGPTALRDLASAYDSRLDAALERVRR from the coding sequence ATGGATACGGACGTCACCGAGATCGCGCCCGACATCTTTCGACTCTCGACGTTCGTCGAGGAGGCCGACCTTCCGATGAACCAGTTCCTCGTTCGGGACGAGGAACCGCTGCTCTTCCACACCGGGATGCCGATGCTCTTTCCCTCCGTCTCCGCCGCCGTCGCCCGACTGCTGCCCCCGGACGCGTTGCGGTGGATCACCTTCGGCCATGTCGAGGCCGACGAGAGCGGATCGATGAATCACTGGCTCGCCGCCGCCCCGCACGCCCAGGTGGCGCACGGGGCGATGGGCTGTTTCGTGCAGATCGGATACCTGGCCGACCGGCCACCCCGGCCGCTCGACGACGGCGAGGTCCTCGACCTCGGTGCGCGGCGGGTGCGCCGCATCGAGACGCCGCACGCGCCGCACGGGTGGGACGCCGGGCTCCTGTTCGAGGAGACCACCTCGACTCTGCTGTGCGGGGACTTCTTCACGGCCTTCGGACGGCCACCTGCCCAGACCGAGCACGACATCGTCGGGCCGGCGCTGGCGGCCGAGGACAACGGCAACGCGACGGCCCTGACGCCCACCCTCGGCGCGACGCTGCGGGCCCTCGCGGATCTCGAGCCCCGGGTGCTGGGCCTGATGCACGGGCCGGCCTACCGGGGTGACGGTCCCACCGCACTGCGGGACCTCGCGTCCGCGTACGACTCCCGCCTGGACGCCGCACTCGAGCGCGTTCGACGCTGA
- a CDS encoding LysR family transcriptional regulator — MEPTELTGGLRWFIALAETEQVTAASDMLRISQPTLSRRLARLERDLGGELFDRHGRRLELNDRGRVLLEHARRAAAELAAARREIAAFDSPDRGTVRLGFLHSFGTWLVPQVLRAYREHRPRVSFTLYQDAAQALVDRIVDGRDDLAFVSPRPRTSLVRWTPITHQRLALAVPVGHPLAGQRTLDLAAASGEPFIGMHEDYGMRRIFDELCAEAGFVPDVVFESSELATIGGLVSAALGVAVMPWQEQRAWPEGVVLVPLRSAGRDIGLVWSGGRTLPPAAARFLEFAAGSRHTKGTETPSREVTDV, encoded by the coding sequence GTGGAACCGACCGAACTGACCGGAGGGCTGCGCTGGTTCATCGCGCTCGCGGAGACCGAACAGGTCACCGCGGCGTCCGACATGCTGCGCATCTCCCAGCCGACGCTCTCGCGTCGACTGGCCCGGCTCGAGCGCGACCTCGGCGGGGAACTGTTCGATCGGCACGGGCGACGACTCGAGCTCAACGACCGTGGGCGAGTACTGCTCGAACACGCCCGGCGCGCGGCGGCCGAGCTCGCAGCCGCGCGGCGCGAGATCGCCGCATTCGACAGTCCCGACCGCGGCACCGTGCGCCTGGGCTTCCTCCACTCGTTCGGGACGTGGCTGGTGCCGCAGGTTCTGCGCGCCTATCGCGAACACCGCCCCCGGGTGTCGTTCACGCTGTACCAGGACGCCGCGCAGGCGCTCGTCGATCGCATCGTGGACGGTCGCGACGACCTGGCGTTCGTCTCCCCCCGCCCGCGCACCTCGCTGGTCCGTTGGACGCCGATCACCCACCAGCGGCTCGCGCTGGCCGTACCCGTCGGCCATCCGCTCGCCGGGCAGCGGACGCTCGATCTGGCGGCAGCGTCGGGCGAGCCGTTCATCGGGATGCACGAGGACTACGGGATGCGGCGGATATTCGACGAACTGTGCGCGGAGGCCGGCTTCGTCCCCGACGTCGTCTTCGAGTCGAGCGAACTGGCGACGATCGGCGGCCTCGTGTCCGCGGCGCTGGGCGTCGCGGTGATGCCGTGGCAGGAACAGCGGGCGTGGCCCGAGGGCGTCGTACTGGTGCCGTTGCGCAGCGCCGGCCGCGACATCGGGCTGGTCTGGTCCGGCGGCCGCACGCTGCCGCCCGCCGCGGCACGCTTCCTCGAGTTCGCGGCGGGTTCGCGGCACACGAAAGGGACCGAAACGCCCTCGCGCGAGGTCACCGACGTGTAA
- a CDS encoding CPBP family intramembrane glutamic endopeptidase, with translation MKSRQHQASSRVAGRRGLSYLAFGAIVVVYLAIIQFGSRAIAGWADESDVLTTRGVVFTMVVPLGIALLFTYGVVLALGWWRPVLEDDRPVGRWVWVVPGILLVAVLLGTDYSALADKGWLFVITLLIATQLVGWGEEGMFRGIGVTTLRNHGLHEGQVALWSSLIFGAVHLTNALGRGASAIPQAIIVSLAGYFFYLTRRVSRGNVLNSVLHGLFDFALLSGTAVLLDPHNYLGVVAPILVYPVLALVLLVRRHKIEPSHRGEGMIAALE, from the coding sequence GTGAAGAGCAGACAACACCAAGCGTCCTCTCGCGTCGCGGGGAGACGCGGGCTTTCCTACCTGGCTTTCGGCGCCATCGTGGTCGTGTACCTGGCGATCATCCAGTTCGGAAGCCGCGCGATCGCTGGTTGGGCCGACGAGAGCGACGTACTGACCACCCGGGGCGTGGTCTTCACGATGGTGGTCCCCCTTGGAATTGCACTGCTCTTCACCTATGGCGTCGTCTTGGCCCTCGGGTGGTGGCGTCCGGTACTCGAGGACGATCGTCCGGTCGGCCGCTGGGTATGGGTCGTACCCGGAATCCTGCTCGTCGCAGTCCTTCTGGGTACCGACTACAGCGCCCTGGCGGACAAAGGTTGGCTGTTCGTGATCACCTTGCTCATCGCAACTCAGTTGGTGGGCTGGGGCGAAGAGGGCATGTTCCGCGGAATTGGTGTGACGACGCTCCGGAACCACGGTCTCCACGAGGGGCAGGTCGCTTTATGGTCCAGCCTGATCTTCGGGGCGGTCCATCTCACCAATGCCCTCGGGCGGGGCGCTTCTGCGATCCCCCAGGCGATCATCGTCTCCCTGGCAGGCTACTTCTTCTACCTCACGCGCCGGGTCTCGCGTGGCAACGTCCTCAACTCCGTACTACACGGCCTGTTCGACTTTGCCCTGCTCAGCGGTACCGCCGTACTATTGGACCCGCACAACTACTTGGGGGTGGTCGCGCCGATTCTCGTCTATCCGGTACTGGCGCTTGTGCTGCTCGTACGGCGACACAAAATCGAACCGTCGCATCGCGGAGAAGGCATGATCGCAGCCTTGGAGTAG
- a CDS encoding MmcQ/YjbR family DNA-binding protein, with the protein MVANMSRLQQIVDELPETQRVDIEEWGGHPTFRVRGKNFVFADPEATGLTVKLTKDEAAAVVATDPAARPAAYGLGRHGWVALTVPDGDDEWWHQLREWVRTSYTLVAPKTLARAVLAEDAAPTTGG; encoded by the coding sequence ATGGTCGCGAACATGAGCCGGCTGCAGCAGATCGTCGACGAACTGCCCGAGACTCAGCGCGTCGACATCGAAGAGTGGGGCGGGCATCCCACCTTCCGGGTGCGCGGCAAGAACTTCGTGTTCGCCGACCCCGAAGCCACCGGTCTCACCGTCAAGTTGACCAAGGACGAGGCGGCCGCCGTGGTGGCCACCGATCCGGCCGCACGACCGGCCGCGTACGGGCTCGGCCGGCACGGCTGGGTCGCGCTCACCGTGCCGGACGGCGACGACGAGTGGTGGCACCAACTGCGCGAGTGGGTACGCACGTCGTACACGCTGGTCGCACCGAAGACCCTGGCGCGTGCCGTTCTCGCCGAGGACGCGGCGCCGACGACGGGAGGGTGA
- a CDS encoding FAD-binding protein, whose protein sequence is MQAHSGPGQWDGEADVVIVGFGAAGVCAAIEAADRGAEVLAIERFDGGGATAISGGIYYAGGGTTQQKEAGFDYDTPSAMFDYLRLETEGVVSDELLEDFCDRSVENLQWLEALGVPFEGSMAPRKTSYPTNDYYLYYSGNEAAAPYKDVAKPAPRGHRTKGRGTSGRVFFGALEKAARTRRIDVRRQTVVTSLVTDDAGVVVGIECREVDPAAKMLRRMHRVLGSLNRKWNLYYRPVGRLMDAPIRRIETGHSVVRRYRARKGVVLAAGGFVFDREMLKEHAPRYLHGTGLGTIGDDGSGIRLGESVGGATDRLERVSAWRFFNPPIAMTEGVLVNKEGERICNELLYGAKIGEYIADQTDVSAYLIVDARMLADAKRQVPEQTLWFQRLQTTYLFSVGHEKGATVEQLARRVGIDPAGLARTIDRYNDDRRAGRPDLMEKDPAYVTPLVDGPFYAIDCSIRIQAGFPCPVLTLGGLTVDEWTGAVTAADGTAIPGLYAAGRNAVGVCSQSYVSGLSLADCVYSGRRAGAVVAGAPGLA, encoded by the coding sequence ATGCAGGCGCACAGTGGGCCCGGGCAGTGGGACGGGGAGGCCGACGTCGTGATCGTCGGTTTCGGCGCAGCAGGCGTGTGCGCTGCGATCGAGGCGGCGGATCGCGGTGCCGAGGTCCTGGCGATCGAGCGGTTCGACGGCGGCGGTGCGACGGCGATCAGCGGCGGCATCTACTACGCCGGGGGCGGTACCACCCAGCAGAAGGAAGCGGGCTTCGACTACGACACGCCGTCGGCGATGTTCGACTATCTCCGGCTCGAGACGGAGGGTGTCGTCTCGGACGAACTCCTCGAGGACTTCTGCGACCGCAGCGTCGAGAACCTGCAGTGGCTCGAAGCGCTGGGCGTCCCGTTCGAGGGCAGCATGGCGCCGCGCAAGACGTCGTACCCGACGAACGACTACTACCTCTACTACTCGGGGAACGAGGCGGCGGCGCCGTACAAGGATGTCGCGAAGCCGGCCCCGCGCGGGCACCGCACCAAGGGGCGCGGCACGTCGGGCCGGGTGTTCTTCGGTGCACTCGAGAAGGCAGCGCGCACACGCCGGATCGACGTGCGGCGACAGACCGTCGTGACCTCGCTCGTCACCGACGACGCCGGGGTCGTCGTGGGAATCGAGTGCCGCGAGGTGGACCCCGCGGCGAAGATGCTCCGGCGGATGCACCGAGTGCTCGGTTCCCTCAATCGGAAGTGGAATCTGTACTACCGGCCCGTCGGGCGGCTCATGGACGCGCCGATCCGCCGGATCGAGACGGGACACTCCGTGGTGCGGCGCTACCGGGCCCGCAAGGGTGTGGTCCTCGCGGCGGGCGGATTCGTGTTCGATCGGGAGATGTTGAAGGAGCACGCGCCGCGGTATCTCCACGGCACCGGTCTGGGCACCATCGGCGACGACGGCAGCGGGATCCGGTTGGGGGAGTCGGTCGGAGGCGCGACCGATCGCCTGGAGCGGGTTTCGGCGTGGCGCTTCTTCAACCCGCCGATCGCGATGACGGAGGGTGTGCTCGTCAACAAGGAGGGCGAGCGCATCTGCAACGAACTGCTGTACGGCGCCAAGATCGGCGAGTACATCGCGGATCAGACCGACGTGTCGGCCTACCTGATCGTCGACGCGCGGATGCTGGCCGACGCGAAGCGTCAGGTGCCCGAACAAACGTTGTGGTTCCAACGGCTGCAGACGACGTACCTCTTCAGCGTCGGGCACGAGAAGGGTGCGACGGTCGAACAACTCGCGCGGCGCGTCGGGATCGACCCTGCCGGGCTGGCTCGCACGATCGACCGGTACAACGACGACCGACGCGCCGGACGCCCCGATCTGATGGAAAAGGACCCCGCTTACGTCACACCGCTGGTGGACGGCCCGTTCTACGCGATCGACTGCTCGATCCGGATCCAGGCCGGTTTCCCGTGTCCGGTGCTCACGCTGGGCGGCCTCACGGTCGACGAGTGGACCGGCGCGGTGACCGCGGCGGACGGCACCGCGATTCCCGGGCTGTACGCCGCGGGCCGGAACGCGGTCGGCGTCTGCTCGCAGTCGTACGTCAGCGGTCTCTCTCTTGCGGACTGCGTGTACTCGGGCCGCCGGGCCGGGGCCGTCGTGGCGGGTGCGCCGGGGCTCGCGTAG
- a CDS encoding alkaline phosphatase PhoX, whose product MTTSPLDRRTFLGRTALAGIGLTLAGSVGTLFRPASAGAAPGAAIGYGPLVPDPNGILALPEGFSYTVVSRSGETLLDGGSPFPSDPDANGVFANGNGTTIVTNHEVGSNEPYGVPTVEGLTYDPGARGGTTTTTLDPSGARRSQYVSVAGTVNNCAGGITPWGTWLTCEETEARAGSNGFTLAHGYVFEVDPAGPEANVGKSPIPLKFLGRYAHEAVVVDPSTSAVYLTEDAGSPNGLFYRWTPPQGFVGGPGAFHALAQSPGGDTAGTLQAMKCFQGGTHVPDLAQATAPGVRYTVEWVDVPDRDAKTTSVRKQFTGDQVTRSRKLEGQWWGDGGAYFVASFARTSDGSVAEHDGQVWFYDPATQTVELKTLFGVNPDPSVDTGNYDGPDNITVSPHGGLILAEDGDGISHLIGVTENGEPFSVARNELNDSEFCGPAFSHDGRTLYANIQTPGITVAIRGPWRRSTGSSAGSSGFSFGSADLPFGS is encoded by the coding sequence GTGACCACCTCACCGCTCGATCGCCGCACGTTCCTCGGCCGCACGGCGCTGGCCGGGATCGGCCTGACGCTCGCAGGCAGCGTCGGCACGCTGTTCCGTCCGGCCTCGGCAGGCGCCGCGCCCGGCGCCGCGATCGGGTACGGCCCGCTCGTCCCCGATCCGAACGGAATCCTCGCCCTGCCCGAGGGGTTCTCGTACACCGTCGTCTCACGCTCCGGCGAGACGCTGCTCGACGGCGGCAGCCCCTTCCCGAGCGATCCCGACGCGAACGGTGTGTTCGCAAACGGCAACGGCACCACCATCGTCACCAACCACGAGGTCGGCAGCAACGAGCCCTACGGCGTCCCGACCGTCGAGGGCCTCACCTACGACCCGGGTGCCCGAGGCGGAACCACCACCACCACGCTCGACCCCAGCGGTGCGCGCCGGAGCCAGTACGTCAGCGTGGCCGGCACGGTGAACAACTGCGCGGGCGGCATCACTCCCTGGGGCACGTGGCTCACGTGCGAGGAGACCGAGGCGCGCGCCGGATCGAACGGCTTCACGCTCGCCCACGGCTACGTCTTCGAGGTCGACCCCGCCGGGCCGGAGGCCAACGTCGGTAAGAGTCCGATCCCGCTGAAGTTCCTCGGCCGGTACGCGCACGAGGCGGTCGTCGTCGACCCGTCGACCAGCGCGGTGTACCTCACCGAGGACGCCGGGAGCCCCAACGGCCTGTTCTACCGGTGGACTCCGCCGCAGGGCTTCGTCGGCGGCCCGGGCGCGTTCCACGCGCTCGCGCAGTCGCCGGGCGGGGACACCGCCGGCACGCTGCAGGCGATGAAGTGCTTCCAGGGCGGCACGCACGTGCCCGACCTGGCGCAGGCCACCGCACCGGGCGTCCGGTACACCGTGGAATGGGTCGACGTCCCGGACCGCGACGCGAAGACCACGTCGGTGCGCAAGCAGTTCACCGGCGACCAGGTCACCCGCAGCCGCAAGCTCGAGGGCCAGTGGTGGGGCGACGGCGGTGCCTACTTCGTCGCGAGCTTCGCCCGCACCAGCGACGGCAGCGTCGCCGAGCACGACGGGCAGGTGTGGTTCTACGACCCCGCCACCCAGACGGTGGAACTGAAGACCCTCTTCGGTGTGAACCCGGACCCGTCCGTCGACACCGGCAACTACGACGGTCCCGACAACATCACCGTCTCGCCGCACGGCGGCCTGATCCTCGCCGAGGACGGCGACGGCATCAGCCACCTGATCGGCGTGACCGAGAACGGCGAACCGTTCTCCGTCGCCCGGAACGAATTGAACGACAGCGAGTTCTGCGGCCCGGCCTTCAGCCACGACGGACGCACGCTCTACGCCAACATCCAGACCCCCGGCATCACCGTCGCGATCCGCGGTCCCTGGCGCCGGTCGACGGGCTCGTCCGCCGGCTCCTCCGGATTCTCCTTCGGCTCGGCAGATCTGCCGTTCGGCTCGTAA
- a CDS encoding ScbR family autoregulator-binding transcription factor, translating into MARQQERARRTRAAIVEAAAVEFGKRGYAAASVNAILEGSHATKGAMYFHFESKEELGRAVLAAALEKFRQVTDRWLARTDLDPFQILHGLVLDVARMFLSDPIVQAEFRLIIEPEFYSDVQNGGVRVWGTSARELVQRAARQGLVRDGVDTDKFTRVLAASLAGQRYMSDLTAQKVDLEARFEESLEVILSGMASDAWLEKWRREGWPPEPEAPEPE; encoded by the coding sequence ATGGCACGTCAACAGGAGCGTGCGCGCCGCACTCGGGCTGCGATCGTGGAAGCGGCGGCAGTCGAGTTCGGTAAGCGCGGATACGCGGCAGCGTCGGTCAATGCGATCCTCGAGGGGTCGCACGCGACCAAGGGAGCGATGTACTTCCACTTCGAATCGAAGGAGGAACTCGGGCGCGCGGTCCTGGCCGCCGCTCTCGAGAAATTCAGGCAGGTCACCGACAGGTGGCTGGCGCGGACCGACCTCGATCCGTTCCAGATCCTGCACGGTCTCGTCCTCGACGTTGCGCGGATGTTCCTCTCCGACCCGATCGTGCAGGCCGAGTTCCGCTTGATCATCGAGCCGGAGTTCTACAGCGACGTGCAGAACGGTGGGGTGCGGGTCTGGGGAACCTCGGCTCGTGAACTCGTCCAGCGGGCTGCCCGTCAGGGCCTCGTCCGGGACGGCGTCGACACCGACAAATTCACGCGGGTGCTGGCCGCCAGCCTGGCGGGACAGCGCTACATGTCCGACCTCACGGCTCAGAAGGTGGATCTCGAGGCGCGCTTCGAGGAATCGCTCGAGGTCATCCTGTCGGGAATGGCGTCGGATGCGTGGCTGGAGAAGTGGCGTCGGGAGGGCTGGCCGCCCGAACCCGAGGCCCCGGAGCCCGAATGA
- a CDS encoding magnesium transporter CorA family protein, with protein sequence MSDTTQQQDDRAAAPVPDVRVNCRHRSRLYRRGVLVASDLPLRELADRGADPDALVWVDLLAPTLSDLTALAPLVGGELELHPLAVENAVSGSQRPRLVRYRDHSLLHARAVHLDPADGTLASTRVAAFILDRALITIRSDDGFPLEPLLAQWDDIGGLTERGVGFLVHSLLDQLVDGYFEVLDDLDDRIQDLEDELLEGTGPTRDIQLRSFSLRKDVVRLSRVVLPMNEALSALLRPGAHALYADIVPYYQDVYDHALRATERIDGLRDTIESILSTSLAMQGNSLNEIMKKLTAWAAIIAIPTGVTGYFGQNIPFPGYGESWGFWLSAVMLVGLAAGLWFGFRRRGWL encoded by the coding sequence GTGAGTGACACGACCCAGCAGCAAGACGACCGCGCCGCGGCGCCGGTCCCGGACGTGCGCGTGAACTGTCGGCACCGGAGTCGGCTCTACCGTCGAGGTGTGCTGGTCGCGTCCGATCTGCCGCTGCGGGAACTCGCCGACCGTGGCGCCGACCCGGACGCCCTCGTGTGGGTGGATCTGCTGGCGCCGACGCTGTCGGACCTGACCGCGCTGGCGCCGCTCGTCGGCGGTGAGCTCGAGCTGCACCCGCTGGCGGTCGAGAACGCGGTGTCGGGGAGTCAGCGCCCGCGCCTGGTGCGGTACCGCGACCACAGTCTGCTGCACGCCCGTGCCGTCCACCTCGATCCGGCGGACGGCACGCTCGCGTCCACCCGAGTGGCGGCCTTCATTCTCGACCGGGCTCTCATCACGATCCGCAGCGACGACGGCTTCCCGCTCGAGCCGCTTCTGGCGCAGTGGGACGACATCGGTGGCCTGACCGAGCGGGGCGTCGGCTTTCTCGTCCATTCGCTGCTCGACCAGCTGGTCGACGGCTACTTCGAGGTGCTCGACGACCTCGACGACCGGATCCAGGACCTCGAGGACGAGCTACTCGAGGGCACCGGGCCCACCCGGGACATCCAGCTGCGCAGCTTCTCGCTCCGCAAGGACGTGGTGAGGTTGTCTCGCGTGGTGTTGCCGATGAACGAGGCGCTCAGCGCCCTGCTGCGGCCCGGCGCGCACGCGCTGTACGCGGACATCGTGCCCTACTACCAGGACGTCTACGACCATGCGCTGCGGGCGACCGAGCGGATCGACGGCCTGCGCGACACGATCGAGTCCATCCTGTCGACGAGCCTGGCGATGCAGGGCAATTCGCTCAACGAAATCATGAAGAAGCTCACCGCGTGGGCCGCGATCATCGCGATCCCCACCGGGGTGACCGGCTACTTCGGGCAGAACATTCCGTTCCCCGGCTACGGCGAGTCGTGGGGCTTCTGGCTCAGCGCGGTGATGCTCGTGGGACTCGCCGCCGGGCTGTGGTTCGGTTTCAGACGTCGCGGATGGCTCTGA
- a CDS encoding IclR family transcriptional regulator yields the protein MTVIDNDTDVVNAAVPPTMAERITLILEQFDGAGTELTAEDLVQLTRIPRSTTHRILDQLTQLNWLRHNRFGYRLGWRAISLGRSTERDELRAVAAPHLHQLHLHTRLIAHLAVLDGRDLVWLDKIGGRCADTIATRVGGQSRADLTTEGRAMLALMPPEQVDALYRDVLGAAALRDLHGRLGSIRTRSGRAWDTDPRGVATAAAAMRAGESDHVQLSCISLRGRVPTEQLRRVVPLLAGATRMISTRMGE from the coding sequence GTGACCGTCATCGACAACGACACGGACGTCGTGAACGCTGCCGTGCCGCCGACCATGGCCGAACGGATCACCCTCATCCTCGAGCAGTTCGACGGTGCCGGCACCGAACTCACGGCCGAGGACCTCGTCCAGCTCACCCGGATTCCGCGCTCCACGACGCACCGAATCCTCGACCAGCTCACCCAGTTGAACTGGCTTCGTCACAACAGGTTCGGGTACCGCCTGGGCTGGCGCGCGATCTCGCTGGGACGTAGCACCGAGCGCGACGAACTGCGCGCGGTCGCCGCTCCCCACCTGCACCAGCTGCACCTGCACACCCGCCTCATCGCGCACCTGGCAGTCCTCGACGGCCGGGACCTGGTTTGGTTGGACAAGATCGGCGGACGGTGCGCGGACACGATCGCGACTCGGGTCGGCGGGCAGAGCCGCGCAGATCTCACCACCGAAGGTCGGGCGATGCTCGCGCTGATGCCGCCCGAGCAGGTCGATGCGCTGTACCGCGACGTTCTGGGCGCCGCGGCGTTGCGCGACCTCCACGGCCGACTCGGTTCGATCCGCACGCGCAGCGGACGTGCCTGGGACACCGACCCGCGGGGTGTCGCGACCGCGGCCGCCGCGATGCGCGCGGGCGAATCCGATCACGTTCAGTTGAGCTGCATCTCGCTTCGCGGCCGCGTGCCGACCGAGCAGCTGCGTAGAGTCGTTCCTTTGCTGGCGGGCGCCACGCGCATGATCTCGACCAGGATGGGCGAGTAA
- a CDS encoding TetR family transcriptional regulator, producing the protein MTAGQRERRAALTTAVIALLAETEPDKIQMREVAERSGVSLATLYRYFPTKIHLLAASMVAWNDRLSRKLAAERCRAAEAGIVDERTVPERVSALYRRQLRAFQRGPNFARLDVELTASSDPYVRESLQCREKANHAATLTLMGGVPDDVARVALVAIDGTMLAALAFWTAGRISHAHAVRNVEDVIALVLADFG; encoded by the coding sequence ATGACGGCCGGACAGCGGGAGCGGCGCGCGGCGCTGACCACCGCCGTGATCGCGTTGCTGGCCGAGACGGAGCCGGACAAGATCCAGATGCGGGAGGTGGCCGAGCGCTCCGGGGTCTCGCTCGCGACGCTGTACCGGTACTTTCCCACCAAGATCCACCTGCTCGCCGCGTCGATGGTGGCATGGAACGACCGCCTGTCACGCAAGCTCGCGGCGGAACGGTGCCGTGCGGCGGAGGCCGGGATCGTGGACGAACGCACCGTCCCCGAGCGCGTGTCGGCGCTGTACCGACGCCAGCTGCGGGCTTTCCAGCGTGGCCCGAACTTCGCCCGCCTGGACGTCGAGCTGACCGCCTCGTCCGATCCGTACGTGCGCGAGTCGTTGCAGTGCCGCGAGAAAGCCAACCATGCCGCGACGCTCACGCTCATGGGCGGTGTCCCGGACGACGTCGCGCGGGTCGCGCTGGTGGCGATCGACGGGACCATGCTCGCCGCGCTCGCCTTCTGGACGGCCGGGCGGATCAGCCACGCCCACGCCGTCCGCAACGTCGAGGACGTCATCGCGCTGGTGCTCGCCGATTTCGGGTGA
- a CDS encoding MFS transporter, with amino-acid sequence MRRTPAGTEIDDRPTRGTREYRAVTLALFAAGLTTFVSMYSAQALLPALTDGFGVAPATAALAVSVTTGLVALAIVPASVLSERFGRTRVMVISAAVSSVVGLLLPLSPNIGVLLAGRAVQGVALAGIPAVAMAYLAEEIHARDLGSAMGRYVAGTTIGGLVGRLVPSAVLDVASWRWAMEAASVLALVLAVVMTRTLPPSRKFRPQRVHPRVVVTNLAGHLRNPALAVLFLLGFLLMGGFVSAYNFLGFHLLDAPFSLPEALVGAVFLMYLAGTYTSAAAGAAADRLGRAPVLLGSVVAMVAGLAVTLVPLLPVLLLGMLVFTGGFFAAHSVASGWVGRLATEHRAEASSLYLFAYYLGSSIAGAVAGIAYAHGGWSATVGFVGGLLAVAVVAASAMFRQA; translated from the coding sequence ATGAGACGAACACCTGCCGGGACCGAGATCGACGATCGCCCTACCCGGGGCACACGCGAGTACCGGGCCGTCACGCTGGCCCTGTTCGCGGCCGGGCTCACCACCTTCGTGTCGATGTATTCGGCGCAGGCGCTGTTGCCGGCGCTGACCGACGGGTTCGGGGTGGCGCCCGCGACGGCGGCGCTCGCCGTGTCGGTGACGACCGGTCTGGTGGCGCTGGCGATCGTTCCCGCGAGCGTGCTGTCGGAGCGGTTCGGTCGTACCCGCGTCATGGTGATCTCGGCCGCCGTGTCGAGCGTCGTCGGGCTCCTGCTGCCCCTGAGCCCGAACATAGGCGTGTTGCTGGCCGGCCGGGCCGTGCAGGGCGTCGCGCTCGCGGGGATTCCCGCGGTGGCGATGGCCTACCTGGCCGAGGAGATCCACGCGCGTGACCTCGGGTCCGCGATGGGCAGGTACGTCGCGGGCACGACGATCGGCGGCCTCGTCGGCCGTCTCGTCCCGTCGGCCGTGCTCGACGTGGCGTCGTGGCGGTGGGCGATGGAGGCGGCGTCGGTGCTCGCGCTGGTCCTCGCCGTGGTGATGACCCGCACCCTTCCGCCCTCGCGCAAGTTCCGGCCGCAACGCGTGCATCCGCGCGTCGTCGTCACGAACCTCGCCGGCCACCTGCGCAACCCTGCGCTCGCCGTCCTCTTCCTGCTGGGATTCCTGTTGATGGGCGGGTTCGTCTCGGCCTACAACTTCCTCGGTTTCCATCTGCTGGACGCCCCGTTCTCGCTCCCCGAGGCGCTCGTCGGCGCGGTCTTCCTCATGTATCTCGCCGGGACGTACACGTCGGCTGCCGCCGGAGCGGCCGCCGATCGGCTCGGCCGGGCGCCGGTCCTGCTCGGTTCCGTCGTCGCGATGGTGGCGGGCCTCGCGGTCACGCTGGTGCCGCTGCTGCCCGTCCTCCTGCTCGGCATGCTCGTGTTCACCGGCGGCTTCTTCGCGGCGCACTCGGTGGCCAGCGGCTGGGTGGGCCGGCTCGCGACCGAGCACCGGGCGGAGGCGTCGTCGCTGTATCTGTTCGCGTACTACCTCGGTTCGAGCATCGCCGGTGCGGTGGCCGGGATCGCCTATGCGCACGGCGGGTGGTCCGCGACCGTCGGCTTCGTCGGAGGGCTGCTGGCGGTCGCCGTGGTGGCGGCGTCAGCAATGTTCCGGCAGGCGTGA